The following are encoded together in the Humulus lupulus chromosome 5, drHumLupu1.1, whole genome shotgun sequence genome:
- the LOC133778562 gene encoding uncharacterized protein LOC133778562 yields the protein MEAGSPPGCSLDRSDEVGDYMSISELISDLRTAFRSSDFDRVEEILVIKENKLKKKIKEMESENVQLDLELKRLREDSSEKRILRQNYEIMQERVKVAEERAREAEERGKEADERARVVEERVRGADERIRVAEERAIEVDERARVVEEKAREADERARVAEKRVMKVDEGKKLAEENSRKFEEMLERLLKDAKKSEREKVDEIAQIMEKNKVLESAKIRAEEDAEVWKKFFEGLEKRVSLLEAETEIYLKMDSLVPRVTATCSSESNKANGEKGAGKNDGFAVVSGSAHLPSSSTVSRNQDLSSDKKSAFEQQAIVIIDSDDENAPPGSSLHDKEFSRKLPDKDPIDLMDWDIKPIPLCKRKRPWSPNVSESKMKLDGSTINNMSATSTNDAENLKTPSKHDQVKCEEKTVGEISSPTILNKLMVDDEADAFKFEVSTSSDSDGSIDLDEIILESQRLI from the exons ATGGAGGCCGGGTCTCCACCTGGTTGCAGTTTGGACCGTAGTGATGAAGTAGGTGATTATATGAGCATTTCGGAGCTCATTTCAGACCTCAGGACGGCATTTCGGTCCTCTGATTTTGACAGGGTCGAGGAGATTCTGGTCATTAAAGAAAACAAGCTTAAGAAAAAAATCAAGGAGATGGAGTCTGAAAATGTACAACTTGATCTTGAGCTTAAGAGGTTGAGGGAGGACAGTTCAGAGAAAAGAATTTTGCGACAGAATTATGAGATCATGCAAGAGAGAGTGAAGGTCGCAGAGGAGAGAGCTCGAGAGGCTGAGGAGAGAGGGAAAGAAGCTGATGAGAGAGCGAGAGTGGTGGAGGAGAGAGTAAGAGGAGCTGATGAGAGAATAAGAGTGGCAGAAGAGAGAGCAATAGAAGTTGATGAAAGAGCGAGAGTTGTGGAGGAGAAAGCAAGAGAAGCTGATGAGAGAGCGAGAGTGGCTGAGAAAAGAGTTATGAAGGTAGATGAGGGAAAGAAATTGGCGGAGGAGAATTCTCGAAAATTTGAAGAAATGTTAGAACGATTACTGAAAGATGCTAagaagagtgagagagaaaaagTGGATGAGATTGCTCAGATCATGGAAAAGAACAAGGTTTTAGAGTCTGCAAAAATTAGAGCTGAGGAAGATGCAGAGGTTTGGAAGAAATTTTTTGAGGGATTGGAGAAAAGGGTCTCCTTATTAGAGGCTGAAACggaaatatatttaaaaatggATTCTTTGGTTCCAAGAGTAACAGCCACATGTTCCTCTGAGTCTAACAAGGCAAATGGAGAGAAGGGTGCTGGTAAAAATGATGGATTCGCTGTCGTTTCAGGCTCTGCTCATCTTCCTTCATCTTCAACCGTTTCAAGGAACCAAGATTTGTCAA GTGACAAGAAATCTGCTTTTGAACAACAAGCTATTGTTATCATTGATAGTGATGATGAAAATGCTCCACCAGGAAGCAGTTTGCATGATAAAGAATTTTCGCGAAAACTTCCCGATAAAGACCCTATTGATCTGATGGATTGGGATATTAAGCCCATACCACTGTGCAAACGAAAAAGACCTTGGTCACCGAATGTAAGTGAGAGCAAGATGAAGCTTGATGGTTCAACAATCAATAATATGTCTGCAACATCTACAAATGATGCTGAGAACCTAAAAACCCCATCAAAACATGATCAAGTAAAATGTGAAGAGAAGACAGTAGGAGAAATAAGCTCTCCAACTATTCTTAACAAGCTAATGGTTGACGATGAGGCTGATGCTTTCAAATTTGAGGTTAGTACCTCTTCTGACAGTGATGGTAGCATCGATTTAGATGAGATCATCTTAGAAAGCCAGAGATTAATTTAA